The following proteins are encoded in a genomic region of Musa acuminata AAA Group cultivar baxijiao chromosome BXJ2-11, Cavendish_Baxijiao_AAA, whole genome shotgun sequence:
- the LOC135586140 gene encoding protein XRI1-like has translation MRGETSGSVMARLPLKPNFSGEIWEWQGVEYCLPRHSQNEFSHLFWDEVSQNEDHLFCNLNEHTPIKKCSNLGHQITDVRDATTKGLEECREPLQLKRRRTLQFTSDSTEVMECSMVEDGVSKSLECSTLGFSDDRSAFNCGGLDQSSDEWLADCLNDGEIQCSPDEMKNIVVFQLVDVTEYYHNSPSMETDMVPETPAPVHLNVFQGKKSYVKIPRKLNTSIAYPFALIEPCGVHSDVTLNDINQRIHAAPPSRLKHKKHEDPSLFNPTSAFSGKPVIVKTKVRTEGGQCSITVMRTKG, from the exons ATGCGAGGGGAGACGAGTGGCAGTGTCATGGCGCGACTCCCACTCAAGCCCAATTT TAGCGGTGAAATATGGGAATGGCAAGGAGTCGAGTACTGTCTGCCCAGACATTCACAAAATG AATTCTCTCACTTATTCtgggatgaagtaagccaaaatgAGGATCATTTGTTTTGCAATCTGAACGAGCATACTCCCATAAAAAAATGTTCAAATCTGGGCCACCAAATTACTGATGTCAGAG ATGCCACCACCAAAGGGTTAGAGGAATGTAGGGAACCCCTGCAGCTTAAAAGGAGGCGCACACTGCAGTTCACATCTGATAGTACTGAG GTGATGGAGTGTTCAATGGTGGAAGACGGGGTTTCAAAAAGCTTAGAGTGCAGTACTTTGGGCTTCTCTG atGATAGGTCAGCCTTTAATTGTGGAGGGTTGGATCAGTCATCAGATGAGTGGCTAGCAGATTGTTTGAATGATGGCGAGATACAATGCAGCCCTGATGAAAT GAAGAATATTGTGGTctttcaactagttgatgttacgG AGTACTACCATAATTCACCTTCCATGGAAACTGATATGGTGCCAGAGACTCCGGCTCCAGTGCATCTGAATGTTTTTCAAG GCAAGAAGTCTTACGTTAAAATTCCAAGGAAGTTGAATACCTCAATTGCTTATCCTTTTGCTCTCATTGAACCTTGTGGAGTTCACAGTGATGTCACTTTGAATGACATAAATCAACGAATTCATGCTGCACCACCATCAAGattgaagcataagaagcatgagGATCCATCCCTTTTTAATCCCACATCAGCTTTTTCTGGGAAGCCTGTAATTGTCAAAACAAAAGTTCGCACCGAAGGGGGACAATGTAGTATTACAGTCATGAGAACAAAAGGTTGA
- the LOC135627487 gene encoding uncharacterized protein LOC135627487 isoform X2, with product MSINQKICNCNFSAAAVFFCIALFIGSTLITVDVKEKITAWLPTDSSQKFQFDLNNNTANSKPNESDPCSNQCRPSGIEALPKGMVSQTSDLERQPLWGSIEKKGNSSSFKNLLAIAVGLKQKQVVNEIVKKFLFSNFTIILFHYDGVVDEWSDLEWSDTVLHISAINQTKWWFAKRFLHPDIVALYSYIFLWDEDIGVENFHPGRYLEIVEREGLDVSQPGLDTEKSKVHYRFTERQREDSLFHGGTLCDQVPILLVLVIFCIKLICSFNRRIYDLAQGLRCNENSTGFPCAGFVEMMAPVFTWSAWRCAWHMIQNDLIHAWGLDMKLGYCSQGDRTKKVGVVDSEYITHMGIPTLGGSNDSNGSSTTNLRAAVVDRCYAELDMFNKRWQDAAQKDKCWTDRYPQA from the exons ATGTCCATAAATCAGAAAATTTGCAATTGTAACTTCTCCGCTGCAGCTGTTTTCTTTTGTATAGCATTATTTATTGGAAGCACATTGATTACAGTCGATGTGAAGGAG AAAATAACGGCATGGTTGCCAACTGATTCATCGCAGAAGTTTCAATTTGATTTGAACAATAACACAGCAAACTCGAAGCCCAATGAATCTGACCCATGCTCG AATCAATGCAGACCTTCAGGAATTGAAGCATTGCCTAAAGGAATGGTTTCCCAAACATCAGACTTGGAAAGGCAGCCATTATGGGGTTCTATAGAGAAAAAG GGAAATTCAAGTTCGTTCAAGAACTTATTAGCAATTGCAGTTGGACTAAAGCAGAAACAAGTTGTCAATGAAATTGTCAAGAAG TTCCTTTTCAGTAATTTTACCATAATTCTTTTCCACTATGATGGGGTGGTTGATGAATGGAGCGACTTAGAATGGAGTGACACTGTCTTGCATATCTCTGCAATCAATCAAACAAAATG GTGGTTTGCGAAACGTTTCTTACATCCAGATATAGTCGCCTTGTACAGTTATATCTTTCTCTGGGATGAGGATATTGGAGTTGAAAATTTTCATCCTGGAAG ATACCTGGAGATTGTTGAAAGGGAAGGATTAGATGTATCACAACCTGGACTTGATACTGAGAAGTCAAAAGTTCACTACCGATTTACAGAACGTCAAAGAGAAG ATAGTCTTTTTCATGGAGGTACACTGTGTGACCAAGTCCCAATTCTATTGGTATTGGTAATCTTTTGTATAAAATTAATTTGTTCTTTCAACAGAAGGATTTATGATTTGGCACAAGGCTTGAGATGTAATGAGAACAGTACTGGTTTTCCATGCGCTGG GTTTGTGGAAATGATGGCTCCTGTTTTCACATGGTCTGCATGGAGATGTGCATGGCATATGATTCAA AACGACTTGATTCATGCGTGGGGTTTAGATATGAAACTTGGTTACTGTTCTCAG GGAGATCGGACCAAAAAGGTTGGCGTGGTAGATAGTGAATACATCACACACATGGGGATTCCGACTCTTGGTGGATCCAAT GACTCAAATGGATCATCTACCACAAATCTCAGAGCTGCA GTGGTAGACCGGTGCTATGCTGAACTGGACATGTTCAATAAGAGATGGCAAGATGCTGCACAAAAAGATAAATGCTGGACTGACCGATACCCTCAAGCCTGA
- the LOC135627487 gene encoding uncharacterized protein LOC135627487 isoform X1 — protein sequence MSINQKICNCNFSAAAVFFCIALFIGSTLITVDVKEKITAWLPTDSSQKFQFDLNNNTANSKPNESDPCSNQCRPSGIEALPKGMVSQTSDLERQPLWGSIEKKGNSSSFKNLLAIAVGLKQKQVVNEIVKKFLFSNFTIILFHYDGVVDEWSDLEWSDTVLHISAINQTKWWFAKRFLHPDIVALYSYIFLWDEDIGVENFHPGRYLEIVEREGLDVSQPGLDTEKSKVHYRFTERQREDSLFHGGTLCDQVPILLVLVIFCIKLICSFNRRIYDLAQGLRCNENSTGFPCAGFVEMMAPVFTWSAWRCAWHMIQNDLIHAWGLDMKLGYCSQGDRTKKVGVVDSEYITHMGIPTLGGSNVRKDSNGSSTTNLRAAVVDRCYAELDMFNKRWQDAAQKDKCWTDRYPQA from the exons ATGTCCATAAATCAGAAAATTTGCAATTGTAACTTCTCCGCTGCAGCTGTTTTCTTTTGTATAGCATTATTTATTGGAAGCACATTGATTACAGTCGATGTGAAGGAG AAAATAACGGCATGGTTGCCAACTGATTCATCGCAGAAGTTTCAATTTGATTTGAACAATAACACAGCAAACTCGAAGCCCAATGAATCTGACCCATGCTCG AATCAATGCAGACCTTCAGGAATTGAAGCATTGCCTAAAGGAATGGTTTCCCAAACATCAGACTTGGAAAGGCAGCCATTATGGGGTTCTATAGAGAAAAAG GGAAATTCAAGTTCGTTCAAGAACTTATTAGCAATTGCAGTTGGACTAAAGCAGAAACAAGTTGTCAATGAAATTGTCAAGAAG TTCCTTTTCAGTAATTTTACCATAATTCTTTTCCACTATGATGGGGTGGTTGATGAATGGAGCGACTTAGAATGGAGTGACACTGTCTTGCATATCTCTGCAATCAATCAAACAAAATG GTGGTTTGCGAAACGTTTCTTACATCCAGATATAGTCGCCTTGTACAGTTATATCTTTCTCTGGGATGAGGATATTGGAGTTGAAAATTTTCATCCTGGAAG ATACCTGGAGATTGTTGAAAGGGAAGGATTAGATGTATCACAACCTGGACTTGATACTGAGAAGTCAAAAGTTCACTACCGATTTACAGAACGTCAAAGAGAAG ATAGTCTTTTTCATGGAGGTACACTGTGTGACCAAGTCCCAATTCTATTGGTATTGGTAATCTTTTGTATAAAATTAATTTGTTCTTTCAACAGAAGGATTTATGATTTGGCACAAGGCTTGAGATGTAATGAGAACAGTACTGGTTTTCCATGCGCTGG GTTTGTGGAAATGATGGCTCCTGTTTTCACATGGTCTGCATGGAGATGTGCATGGCATATGATTCAA AACGACTTGATTCATGCGTGGGGTTTAGATATGAAACTTGGTTACTGTTCTCAG GGAGATCGGACCAAAAAGGTTGGCGTGGTAGATAGTGAATACATCACACACATGGGGATTCCGACTCTTGGTGGATCCAATGTAAGAAAG GACTCAAATGGATCATCTACCACAAATCTCAGAGCTGCA GTGGTAGACCGGTGCTATGCTGAACTGGACATGTTCAATAAGAGATGGCAAGATGCTGCACAAAAAGATAAATGCTGGACTGACCGATACCCTCAAGCCTGA
- the LOC135627487 gene encoding uncharacterized protein LOC135627487 isoform X3: MSINQKICNCNFSAAAVFFCIALFIGSTLITVDVKEKITAWLPTDSSQKFQFDLNNNTANSKPNESDPCSNQCRPSGIEALPKGMVSQTSDLERQPLWGSIEKKGNSSSFKNLLAIAVGLKQKQVVNEIVKKFLFSNFTIILFHYDGVVDEWSDLEWSDTVLHISAINQTKWWFAKRFLHPDIVALYSYIFLWDEDIGVENFHPGRYLEIVEREGLDVSQPGLDTEKSKVHYRFTERQREGDVHRRIYDLAQGLRCNENSTGFPCAGFVEMMAPVFTWSAWRCAWHMIQNDLIHAWGLDMKLGYCSQGDRTKKVGVVDSEYITHMGIPTLGGSNVRKDSNGSSTTNLRAAVVDRCYAELDMFNKRWQDAAQKDKCWTDRYPQA; this comes from the exons ATGTCCATAAATCAGAAAATTTGCAATTGTAACTTCTCCGCTGCAGCTGTTTTCTTTTGTATAGCATTATTTATTGGAAGCACATTGATTACAGTCGATGTGAAGGAG AAAATAACGGCATGGTTGCCAACTGATTCATCGCAGAAGTTTCAATTTGATTTGAACAATAACACAGCAAACTCGAAGCCCAATGAATCTGACCCATGCTCG AATCAATGCAGACCTTCAGGAATTGAAGCATTGCCTAAAGGAATGGTTTCCCAAACATCAGACTTGGAAAGGCAGCCATTATGGGGTTCTATAGAGAAAAAG GGAAATTCAAGTTCGTTCAAGAACTTATTAGCAATTGCAGTTGGACTAAAGCAGAAACAAGTTGTCAATGAAATTGTCAAGAAG TTCCTTTTCAGTAATTTTACCATAATTCTTTTCCACTATGATGGGGTGGTTGATGAATGGAGCGACTTAGAATGGAGTGACACTGTCTTGCATATCTCTGCAATCAATCAAACAAAATG GTGGTTTGCGAAACGTTTCTTACATCCAGATATAGTCGCCTTGTACAGTTATATCTTTCTCTGGGATGAGGATATTGGAGTTGAAAATTTTCATCCTGGAAG ATACCTGGAGATTGTTGAAAGGGAAGGATTAGATGTATCACAACCTGGACTTGATACTGAGAAGTCAAAAGTTCACTACCGATTTACAGAACGTCAAAGAGAAGGTGATGTACACAG AAGGATTTATGATTTGGCACAAGGCTTGAGATGTAATGAGAACAGTACTGGTTTTCCATGCGCTGG GTTTGTGGAAATGATGGCTCCTGTTTTCACATGGTCTGCATGGAGATGTGCATGGCATATGATTCAA AACGACTTGATTCATGCGTGGGGTTTAGATATGAAACTTGGTTACTGTTCTCAG GGAGATCGGACCAAAAAGGTTGGCGTGGTAGATAGTGAATACATCACACACATGGGGATTCCGACTCTTGGTGGATCCAATGTAAGAAAG GACTCAAATGGATCATCTACCACAAATCTCAGAGCTGCA GTGGTAGACCGGTGCTATGCTGAACTGGACATGTTCAATAAGAGATGGCAAGATGCTGCACAAAAAGATAAATGCTGGACTGACCGATACCCTCAAGCCTGA
- the LOC135627487 gene encoding uncharacterized protein LOC135627487 isoform X4, with protein sequence MNLTHARPSGIEALPKGMVSQTSDLERQPLWGSIEKKGNSSSFKNLLAIAVGLKQKQVVNEIVKKFLFSNFTIILFHYDGVVDEWSDLEWSDTVLHISAINQTKWWFAKRFLHPDIVALYSYIFLWDEDIGVENFHPGRYLEIVEREGLDVSQPGLDTEKSKVHYRFTERQREDSLFHGGTLCDQVPILLVLVIFCIKLICSFNRRIYDLAQGLRCNENSTGFPCAGFVEMMAPVFTWSAWRCAWHMIQNDLIHAWGLDMKLGYCSQGDRTKKVGVVDSEYITHMGIPTLGGSNVRKDSNGSSTTNLRAAVVDRCYAELDMFNKRWQDAAQKDKCWTDRYPQA encoded by the exons ATGAATCTGACCCATGCTCG ACCTTCAGGAATTGAAGCATTGCCTAAAGGAATGGTTTCCCAAACATCAGACTTGGAAAGGCAGCCATTATGGGGTTCTATAGAGAAAAAG GGAAATTCAAGTTCGTTCAAGAACTTATTAGCAATTGCAGTTGGACTAAAGCAGAAACAAGTTGTCAATGAAATTGTCAAGAAG TTCCTTTTCAGTAATTTTACCATAATTCTTTTCCACTATGATGGGGTGGTTGATGAATGGAGCGACTTAGAATGGAGTGACACTGTCTTGCATATCTCTGCAATCAATCAAACAAAATG GTGGTTTGCGAAACGTTTCTTACATCCAGATATAGTCGCCTTGTACAGTTATATCTTTCTCTGGGATGAGGATATTGGAGTTGAAAATTTTCATCCTGGAAG ATACCTGGAGATTGTTGAAAGGGAAGGATTAGATGTATCACAACCTGGACTTGATACTGAGAAGTCAAAAGTTCACTACCGATTTACAGAACGTCAAAGAGAAG ATAGTCTTTTTCATGGAGGTACACTGTGTGACCAAGTCCCAATTCTATTGGTATTGGTAATCTTTTGTATAAAATTAATTTGTTCTTTCAACAGAAGGATTTATGATTTGGCACAAGGCTTGAGATGTAATGAGAACAGTACTGGTTTTCCATGCGCTGG GTTTGTGGAAATGATGGCTCCTGTTTTCACATGGTCTGCATGGAGATGTGCATGGCATATGATTCAA AACGACTTGATTCATGCGTGGGGTTTAGATATGAAACTTGGTTACTGTTCTCAG GGAGATCGGACCAAAAAGGTTGGCGTGGTAGATAGTGAATACATCACACACATGGGGATTCCGACTCTTGGTGGATCCAATGTAAGAAAG GACTCAAATGGATCATCTACCACAAATCTCAGAGCTGCA GTGGTAGACCGGTGCTATGCTGAACTGGACATGTTCAATAAGAGATGGCAAGATGCTGCACAAAAAGATAAATGCTGGACTGACCGATACCCTCAAGCCTGA
- the LOC135580779 gene encoding uncharacterized protein LOC135580779 isoform X2: MDCVHGDAESKHEHLKTHPAKAVAEDGDPPPGNENEVEKETTCSSSATSDDSSEDFFQFDPAELSKSVVANDQEMRSHCGAATSSTNGFLILIDDDDEDSILAEAQPVGVADTGTSCMVASRQSPPVQVMERLDVPDTGRIPSSIFTRDRSTMTPMEWSVASNESLFSIHVGTCSFSRDHLILMGRLRSCRKRGRRRHEGCGSGRAALFDE, from the exons ATGGACTGTGTGCATGGGGATGCAGAGAGTAAGCATGAGCATCTGAAAACACATCCCGCGAAAGCTGTCGCTGAAGATGGTGATCCCCCTCCAGGAAACGAAAATGAAGTTGAGAAGGAAACAACTTGCTCTTCCTCTGCTACTTCCGATGACTCGTCCGAGGATTTCTTCCAGTTTGATCCAGCTGAACTCAGCAAGTCAGTCGTGGCGAACGATCAAGAGATGAGAAGCCACTGTGGTGCAGCTACATCAAGCACGAACGGGTTCCTAATCCTCATCGATGATGACGATGAGGATAGCATCCTTGCAGAGGCCCAGCCGGTGGGTGTAGCTGACACCGGTACCTCCTGCATGGTGGCTTCGAGACAGTCACCTCCAGTTCAGGTGATGGAGAGATTGGACGTCCCCGACACGGGTCGGATTCCCTCCTCCATCTTCACAAGGGACAGGTCCACGATGACGCCGATGGAGTGGAGCGTGGCCTCCAACGAGTCTTTGTTCAGCATCCATGTAGGGACTTGCAGCTTTTCCAGGGACCATCTCATTCTGATGGGCAG GCTCAGATCCTGTAGGAAACGAGGGCGCCGGCGCCATGAAGGGTGCGGATCAGGAAGAGCAGCTTTATTCGACGAGTGA
- the LOC135580779 gene encoding uncharacterized protein LOC135580779 isoform X1, which produces MDCVHGDAESKHEHLKTHPAKAVAEDGDPPPGNENEVEKETTCSSSATSDDSSEDFFQFDPAELSKSVVANDQEMRSHCGAATSSTNGFLILIDDDDEDSILAEAQPVGVADTGTSCMVASRQSPPVQVMERLDVPDTGRIPSSIFTRDRSTMTPMEWSVASNESLFSIHVGTCSFSRDHLILMGRSGEFTPIDSGSPVESCRLTSAVPGSDPVGNEGAGAMKGADQEEQLYSTSEGAKLSTRLSHRSDIGSASSFQSFAFPVLTGKGSSSSMKVEHGHPLQTDTPKEEEAAAAGENKWCPCFSCCSSCC; this is translated from the exons ATGGACTGTGTGCATGGGGATGCAGAGAGTAAGCATGAGCATCTGAAAACACATCCCGCGAAAGCTGTCGCTGAAGATGGTGATCCCCCTCCAGGAAACGAAAATGAAGTTGAGAAGGAAACAACTTGCTCTTCCTCTGCTACTTCCGATGACTCGTCCGAGGATTTCTTCCAGTTTGATCCAGCTGAACTCAGCAAGTCAGTCGTGGCGAACGATCAAGAGATGAGAAGCCACTGTGGTGCAGCTACATCAAGCACGAACGGGTTCCTAATCCTCATCGATGATGACGATGAGGATAGCATCCTTGCAGAGGCCCAGCCGGTGGGTGTAGCTGACACCGGTACCTCCTGCATGGTGGCTTCGAGACAGTCACCTCCAGTTCAGGTGATGGAGAGATTGGACGTCCCCGACACGGGTCGGATTCCCTCCTCCATCTTCACAAGGGACAGGTCCACGATGACGCCGATGGAGTGGAGCGTGGCCTCCAACGAGTCTTTGTTCAGCATCCATGTAGGGACTTGCAGCTTTTCCAGGGACCATCTCATTCTGATGGGCAGGTCAGGGGAGTTCACCCCCATCGACTCCGGTAGCCCTGTGGAATCCTGCCGACTGACGTCTGCCGTTCCAGGCTCAGATCCTGTAGGAAACGAGGGCGCCGGCGCCATGAAGGGTGCGGATCAGGAAGAGCAGCTTTATTCGACGAGTGAGGGTGCAAAACTGTCCACCAGACTATCTCACCGATCAGATATTGGCAGCGCATCCAGCTTTCAGTCGTTTGCGTTTCCAGT ATTGACAGGTAAAGGAAGTAGTAGCTCAATGAAGGTGGAACATGGGCATCCACTTCAGACTGATACACCAAAGGAGGAAGAAGCTGCTGCTGCAGGAGAGAATAAATGGTGTCCATGCTTTTCTTGTTGCTCATCCTGCTGCTGA
- the LOC103972518 gene encoding 65-kDa microtubule-associated protein 8, with the protein MGSFGMFPGFPSSAIPESSCGYLLQELKLIWDEVGQDQLERERILLELEQECIDMYRRKVDSANILRVRLHQALADSEAEFTNLLLSLGERSFSGRPEKLTGTLKQQLDAITPALHEMQLRKEERMNQFREVQTQIQRIASEVAGHQPDCDVLVNEGDLSLKKLDEHQNELQRLHKEKNDRLRKVEDYIKVVQNLAETMGMDASMIISDIHPSLLGGSTAQQSRNISDTILERLNSKVEQLKDEKRKRTEKLYKLGKALTNLWNLMDTSIEDRQKFYYMNIYTSSAPTDHILRPGSLSIDIIHQVESEVERLDQLKASKMKELFLKKLSELREICKKSHLEVPSGSEMDKIMNLIMSGEMDHADLLVIMEEHISQAKEEARSRKDIMEKVEKWMASCEEEQWLEEYSKDENRYSVSRGAHKNLKRAERARIIVNKIPDLVELLMAKTEIWEEERMKNFLYDKVPLMAMLKEYTLLKQEKEEEKQRQRERKKVQTQITAEHENSFGSRPNTSTTRPSNKILNSSFVSGPSSRRLSIISQHQRSKNNYANKGANLNKGSIKLQTRKILSNYSHAPNSKEDAASEISITFSG; encoded by the exons ATGGGATCCTTCGGAATGTTTCCCGGTTTCCCAAGTTCAGCAATCCCTGAATCATCCTGCGGCTATCTACTGCAAGAGCTAAAG CTGATTTGGGATGAAGTGGGGCAAGATCAGCTTGAAAGAGAGAGGATTCTGCTTGAACTGGAACAGGAATGTATCGACATGTATAGAAGAAAAGTTGATAGTGCAAATATCTTGAGAGTTCGTCTGCATCAAGCACTGGCTGATTCAGAAGCTGAGTTCACTAACCTTCTCCTGTCCCTCGGGGAACGATCATTCTCAGGCCGG CCTGAAAAATTGACAGGTACACTGAAGCAGCAGCTTGATGCAATCACTCCTGCACTTCATGAAATGCAGCTAAGGAAAGAAGAGCGGATGAACCAATTCCGGGAGGTTCAGACACAAATCCAAAGAATTGCTTCTGAAGTAGCAGGTCATCAACCGGATTGCGATGTTCTGGTAAACGAAGGAGATCTCTCACTTAAAAAGCTTGATGAGCACCAAAATGAACTCCAAAGACTTCATAAAGAGAAG AATGATAGACTCCGGAAAGTAGAAGATTACATAAAGGTGGTGCAAAACCTTGCTGAAACAATGGGAATGGATGCTTCCATGATCATCAGTGACATTCACCCAAGCTTACTAGGTGGTTCAACCGCACAGCAATCCAGGAACATAAGTGACACCATCTTAGAGAGATTAAACAGCAAAGTGGAACAACTGAAAGACGAGAAGCGTAAGCGAACAGAAAAG CTTTACAAACTTGGGAAAGCATTGACAAACTTGTGGAATCTCATGGATACATCGATTGAGGACCGGCAGAAGTTCtattacatgaatatatatacatcatCAGCTCCAACAGATCACATATTAAGACCAGGAAGCCTTTCCATTGATATAATCCATCAG GTTGAGTCCGAAGTGGAGAGACTGGATCAGCTAAAAGCAAGCAAAATGAAAGAGCTTTTTCTCAAAAAGCTCAGTGAGCTTCGAGAAATATGCAAGAAATCTCATTTGGAAGTACCTTCAGGATCAGAGATGGACAAAATCATGAACCTCATCATGTCAG GTGAGATGGACCATGCTGACCTCCTAGTGATTATGGAAGAGCATATATCCCAGGCAAAAGAAGAAGCACGCAGCCGGAAGGACATTATGGAGAAGGTCGAAAAATGGATGGCTTCATGTGAAGAAGAACAGTGGTTGGAAGAATACAGCAAG GATGAAAACCGTTACTCAGTGAGCAGAGGGGCTCACAAGAACTTGAAACGTGCAGAACGTGCTAGAATTATTGTGAACAAGATTCCAG ATTTGGTTGAATTGTTGATGGCAAAGACAGAGATATGGGAAGAGGAAAGGATGAAAAATTTCTTGTACGATAAG GTACCTCTAATGGCAATGCTTAAAGAGTACACTCTgttaaagcaagaaaaagaggaggagaaacAAAGGCAAAGA GAAAGAAAAAAAGTGCAAACTCAGATTACAGCAGAACATGAGAATTCATTTGGCTCAAGGCCAAACACAAGCACTACTCGTCCTTCCAACAAGATTCTAAATAGCAGTTTCGTCAGTGGTCCTTCGAGCAGGAGACTGTCCATCATCAGCCAACACCAAAGGTCAAAGAACAATTATGCAAATAAAGGAGCAAACTTAAACAAAGGGAGTATAAAGTTGCAAACGCGGAAGATATTAAGCAATTATAGCCATGCCCCTAATTCTAAAGAAGATGCAGCATCAGAGATCTCTATAACATTTTCAGGCTGA
- the LOC103972692 gene encoding F-box protein At5g50450-like → MASQCLRPQPQMGDRGVLRAERKRTPTGQGEAGSCCRKRPRIAETELPAKEERVDYFKRLPDDIIVSVLSKLSSSADSPSDLFSSMLTCKRFHVLGQHPLVLSMASSRCLAVSAKTWSDSSHGYLKRCVDCGNLDACYMLGMIRFYALEKRGSGASLMARAAIGSNPAALYSLAVIQFSGSGGSKNDKDPRAGVALCARAAFHGHVDALRELGHCLQDGYGVRKNVSEGRRLLVQANARELAAAISFLPAWQKQRRPLTAAGVTVAGETLPGCCPLLSDYGWNLPAPEPHPANQFLKEWFEARAGSAAEGLRLCSHRGCGRPETRRHEFRRCSVCGLVNYCSRACQALDWKLSHKAECFPMNPQAFDGGVGAAAGDDDAVVIEEA, encoded by the exons ATGGCTTCGCAATGCCTGAGACCCCAACCACAGATGGGCGACAGAGGAGTTCTGAGGGCGGAGAGGAAGAGAACACCGACGGGGCAAGGAGAAGCCGGATCGTGCTGCCGGAAACGGCCGCGGATTGCAGAAACGGAGTTGCCGGCAAAGGAGGAGAGGGTCGATTACTTCAAAAGGCTGCCGGATGACATCATTGTGTCCGTGCTTTCCAAGCTCAGCTCCTCCGCTGATAGTCCTTCGGATCTTTTCAGCTCCATGTTGAC GTGTAAGCGGTTTCATGTTCTGGGGCAACATCCGCTGGTTTTGTCTATGGCCAGCTCCAGATGCCTCGCTGTTAGTGCGAAGACGTGGTCCGATTCGTCTCATGGATACCTCAAGCGTTGTGTAGACTGCGGAAATCTTGATGCCTGCTACATGTTGGGAATG ATACGATTTTACGCTCTGGAGAAAAGAGGGAGCGGCGCGTCGTTGATGGCTAGGGCGGCCATCGGATCGAACCCGGCAGCGCTGTACTCGTTGGCGGTAATCCAATTCAGTGGCAGCGGAGGGTCGAAGAATGACAAGGATCCCCGGGCTGGCGTTGCCCTGTGCGCCCGTGCGGCTTTTCACGGCCACGTTGACGCCCTGCGAGAGCTCGGGCATTGCCTCCAGGACGGCTATGGCGTCCGTAAGAACGTCTCCGAGGGCCGCCGCTTATTAGTCCAGGCCAACGCCCGGGAGCTCGCGGCCGCCATCTCGTTCTTGCCTGCATGGCAGAAGCAGCGTCGCCCGCTCACAGCAGCGGGGGTCACGGTGGCCGGTGAAACGCTCCCAGGGTGCTGCCCCCTCCTCAGCGACTACGGTTGGAATTTGCCGGCGCCGGAGCCGCATCCAGCCAACCAGTTCCTGAAGGAATGGTTCGAGGCGAGGGCAGGGTCGGCGGCCGAGGGTCTGAGGCTCTGCTCCCACCGCGGCTGCGGGCGGCCTGAGACACGCAGGCACGAGTTTCGGCGCTGTTCGGTGTGCGGCTTAGTCAATTACTGCTCGAGGGCATGTCAAGCTCTGGATTGGAAGCTGTCGCACAAGGCGGAGTGCTTCCCGATGAATCCACAGGCTTTCGATGGCGGCGTCGGCGCGGCCGCCGGAGACGATGACGCCGTCGTGATTGAGGAGGCGTAG